Within the Pirellulales bacterium genome, the region CTGGGGGACCTGCACTTCATCCGCGCCCAGTGGCACCGTGGCAATCTGCCGGGCCGCGATAGCTGGTCGCCGCCGATGATCGCTGAGTTGGAAAAGGATCTCGCCGCTTTCGAAAAACGGCTGGCTGGCGCGAAGAGTGGCGAAGACTACGACGCCGTCCGCGCTCGCAAGCAGCAAATCGAGTTGCAACTGCTCGATCGCGCGATTGCCCCCGAGGCCTCGAAGTACGGCTACGAAGACACCACCCTGTCGAGCGGCTATCAGCGTTCAGCCTTCGAGGAACTGCTGCGCTGGCGTCTCTGGAACCGCACCGGTGGGGGGCTGATGGCCGAGTTGGGCAGCCACCAGCTCGACGCGGCGAGCATCTTCATCAGCGCCATGCGCGAAGATGGCAAGAAGGTGATGCCGCTCAATGTCTCGGCCGTGGGGGGGCGCTACATCTTCCCGCACGACCGCGATTCGGAAGACCACGTCTATTGCACGTACGAGTTCCCCGCGCCGCAGTACGACGAGAAAGATCCCGAGCGATTGAACAAGCGGGTCGTGGTCACCTACTCGTCGATCAACGGCAACGGCTTCGGCGGTTATGGCGAGGTCGTGATGGGGACCAAGGGGACCCTGATTCTCGAACGCGAGCAGGAGGCCCTGCTGTTCCAGGATTCGAACACGTCGACGAACATCAAGGTTGCCAAAGGCAAGGACGGCCCGAAGCTCGACACGACGCAGAGCGGGCCGCCGGCGGGCGCCTCGGCCGGCAAGAAGGCGCTCGATGGCCCGATCAGCCGCGGCTACACCGAGGAGATCGAGCATTGGGCCTGGTGCATCCGCAACCGCGCGCCCGAAAATCAGCCCAAGTGCCATCCCAAGGTGGCCCTGGCCGATGCGGTGATCGCGCTCACGTCGAACATCGCCATCCGCGAACGCCGCCCGGTGGAGTTCAAGGAGGAGTGGTTCGACATCAACTCGGACGAAACGCCGGAAGGCGTCAAGCCGAGCGTGCCGGTGCCCGCCTAGCCACTCTGTCCGCGATTGGCGTCCTCTGCTATTGGATGATCGACGGATTCTCGAACGCTATCCTGGCGAAGAGGTCCATCCCCATTACTCGGCGGCATTCCAGTTCGCGCAACTCGTGCGCACTGGGGCTTCTCGTGTCAACGGTTTTGCCGTGGAACTCTCGGCCTCTGGTTGGTTGTCGTGGGAGGCCGGGTCGGGTATTTTCGACGGTTGAGACAATTCTCAACTGCCCGCCCCGCCTGGAGTTCCCATGAGTGTGAGTAACGCGACCTTGCCGGCCGATTTGCAGGCCAAGGTTCGTGCGGCCCGCGAGAAGCTCGACGCCGAGACGTACGAGATCGTGCAGTGGCACTTTCACCCCTCGACCGGCTGCCCCTTCTGGCTCGAAAAGGCCAAGAGCCTCAAGTTCGATCCGCTGAAGGAGGTCAAGTCGTTCGACGATCTGAAGAAGTTCGATCTGTTCGAGGACGAGTGGCTGCGTGGCGGTCCGGTGCGGCGCTGGGTGCCCCAGGCGTTCGCCGATCGGCCGATCTACGTCTTCGAAACGGGGGGCACCACGGGCGTGCCGAAGTCGCGGGTGGCGGTCGATGATTTCCGCACCGACTACGAACTGTTCAGCGCGACGCTCCCCGACGAGCATTTTCCCAAGGGGGCGAACTGGCTGATGCTCGGCCCCTCGGGTCCCCGCCGTTTGCGGCTGGCGGTGGAACATCTGGCCCAGTTCCGCGGCGGTATCTGCTTCTGCGTGGATCTCGATCCGCGCTGGGTCATCAAGCTCATCAAGAAGGGCTGGATGGAACACCTCGAGGCGTACAAGGAACACGTCATCGATCAGGCGATCACGATTCTGGGCGCCGGGCACGATATTCGCTGCATGTTCACCACGCCCAAGCTGCTCGAATCGCTCGCCATGGCGCTCGAGAAACGTGGCTCGAGCATCAAAGAGAGTGGCATCACCGGCATCTTCTCGGGGGGCACCGAGTTCACCCCGCAGTGGACGCGCTTCGCCACGGAGGAACTGCTCGACGGCGTCTACATGACCCCGACGTACGGCAACACGCTGATGGGACTGGCCTGCTCGAAGCCGGTCACGGCGGCCGACGGATTCAAGATTTCTTACTATGCCCCGCAGCCACGCGCCGTGGTCGAGGTGGTCGATTTCGACGATGCCACGCGCACCGTGGGCTACGGCGAAACGGGGCGCGTGAAGTTGACCACCCTGACCAAGGAATTCTTCGTGCCGGGCTTCCTCGAGCGCGACGAGGGGGAACGCGAGTTGCCGTACGAGAAGTACCCCTGGGACGGCGTGAGCGGCGTCCGGCCGTTCCATGTACTGGCCGAGGCAACCACCGTCGGCGTGTATTAAAGAAACAAAGCAGCCTAAATCTGGAATTCAAAATGGCACAGGCCGCCGGCCTGTGCCACTTGCGGGCCGAAAACCACGACATGAGTGGGAGTACCACGGTGCTGAATATCCCCGTCATTCGTTGGGGAAAACCCTACGAGTCGCTCGAGAACGACACGGTCAACCACTTCCTCACCGGCGAGCCGATCGCCAAAGTGGGGCAAGCCAACGGTGGGCTCGTGCAGCGCGATATGCGCAAGGCGCAACAGGCGCGCGACGCCTTGCGTCAGTTCCGCTGCGAAGAACTGATCGAACGCATGAAGAAGGCGGCCGATCTGTATCTCAACGGCACGCTGCCACTGGGCGATGGCCAGCAAAGCCCGCAGGAGTTCGCGCGGCAACAATCGGCCAGCACCGGGTTGCCCGAGCACATGTGCGCCGCGAACATGCAGAAGAATCATTTCGTGCTGTCGAACATGGATCGCATGCTCGACGCCCTGACGCGAGGACTCGACCTGTCGATCCTGACGCGCGGTTACGGAGTCGAGCAGCGTGGCGTCGTGGTGAGCTATCAGGCGCAGGCGCCGGTCCTCGGGTTAGTGCTGCCGTCGAATTCGCCCGGCGTGCATACGCTGTGGCTGCCCGTGATCCCGATGCAGGTTGGCCTGGTGCTCAAGCCGGGACCGCAAGAGCCGTGGACCCCCTACCGCATGTTCGCCGCGTTCACCGAGGCGGGCATTCCGGCTGAGGCGATCTCGATCTATCCCGGCGGCGCCGACGTCGGCGCCGCCGTGCTCGCCAGTTGCACGCGGTCGATGATCTTCGGCGGCACCGCCACGGTCGATCGTTACAAGGGCGACCCCCGCGTGCAGGTACACGGTCCCGGCTTCAGCAAGATCTTGATTGGCGAAGACGTGGTCGATCGCTGGGAAGAGTTCATCGACCTGATGGCCGACAGCGTCTATCTGAACAGCGGACGCGGCTGCATCAATTGCTCGAGCATCTGGGCTCCGCGCCACGCGAAGGAGATCGCCGCGGCGCTGGCCAAGCGGATCGGCCCGGTCGAGGCGTTGCCCCCCGAAGACCCAAAGGCCGGCCTCGCAGCATTTACCATTCCCGGAGCCGGTCCGGCCATCTGGAAGGCGATCGAGGCCGATCTGCGCGAAGAGGGGGTCGAGCACATGACCGCTCCCTACGGCGAACGGCTCGTCGAGCGCGAACGAGCCTCCTACCTGCGTCCCACGGTGGCATACGCCAAGAGTCCCTCGGCGGCGATCGTGTCGAAGGAATACATGTTCCCCTTCGTCACCGTGGTCGAGTGCCCGCAGGACAAGATGCTCGAGTCGATTGGCCCCACGCTCGTCGGCACGGCGATTACCGAAGATCCGGCCTTCGCGCAAGCACTGACCGACGCCACGCACATCGATCGCTTGAACATCGGGCCGATTCCGACGATCAAGCTCGATTGGCTCCAGCCGCACGAAGGCAACATTGTCGAATTCCTGTTTCGCGCCCGTGCGTACCAGGTGCCGCCGAAGAAGGTCGAGGCCCTCGTCGCGGCGAAGTAGAGAACGTCGTCGATTATCGGAAATCACCTAGAATAGTGGCACAGGCTGCCAGCCTGTGCGAGCCTATAAGTTGACGCTCCGCTACGAACTGCGCGATCCCGCCCGCACTCCCCTGCCCCGCTCCATCCCCCGGCACGTCGCATGATCCCGTTCGACTTCGAGCTCCGTACGCGGATCGTCTTCGGACCCGCGCGCGTCGATTCGTTGGGAGATCTCGCTCGCGAATTGGGCGCCACTCGGGTGCTGCTCGTCACCGATCCCGGCATCATGGCGGCCGGACATGCCCCGCGTGGCATCGATGCGTTGCGCAGGGCGGGCCTCGACGTGCAGGTGTTCGACCAGGTGGTCGAGAATCCGACGACCGACACGGTGGATGTGGCCACCGCTGTCGCACGGGCATATCGGCCCGATCTGATCGTTGGCCTGGGGGGGGGCAGCTCGATGGATACCGCCAAGGGGACGAACTTCCTTTATTCCTGCGGCGGCCGCATGCAGGACTATTGGGGCGTCGGCAAGGCCACCGGGCCGATGTTGCCGATGATCGCCGTGCCGACGACGGCCGGCACGGGGAGCGAGTCGCAATCGTTCGCCCTCATCTCCGATGCCACGACCCACGTCAAAATGGCCTGTGGCGACCGCCGGGCAACGTGTCGCGTGGCG harbors:
- a CDS encoding Gfo/Idh/MocA family oxidoreductase; its protein translation is MQLTPEEREVGKSNFYNVIGDELTRREFLERSIAAGMVSGAGLGAFYFGYQAINDPVRIGIIGTGDEGGVLIGALTPDYVQCVAIADIRPYNVHRAFHGDTSSDAIKAIRTGLMTKYGWSTEDEARKNVKVYQDYKDLLADPQIEGVIIALPLHLHAPVAIEAMKAGKHVLTEKLMGHSVHECKEMSRTAAATDKLLATGHQRHYSILYDNAVQTIRLGLLGDLHFIRAQWHRGNLPGRDSWSPPMIAELEKDLAAFEKRLAGAKSGEDYDAVRARKQQIELQLLDRAIAPEASKYGYEDTTLSSGYQRSAFEELLRWRLWNRTGGGLMAELGSHQLDAASIFISAMREDGKKVMPLNVSAVGGRYIFPHDRDSEDHVYCTYEFPAPQYDEKDPERLNKRVVVTYSSINGNGFGGYGEVVMGTKGTLILEREQEALLFQDSNTSTNIKVAKGKDGPKLDTTQSGPPAGASAGKKALDGPISRGYTEEIEHWAWCIRNRAPENQPKCHPKVALADAVIALTSNIAIRERRPVEFKEEWFDINSDETPEGVKPSVPVPA
- a CDS encoding aldehyde dehydrogenase; its protein translation is MLNIPVIRWGKPYESLENDTVNHFLTGEPIAKVGQANGGLVQRDMRKAQQARDALRQFRCEELIERMKKAADLYLNGTLPLGDGQQSPQEFARQQSASTGLPEHMCAANMQKNHFVLSNMDRMLDALTRGLDLSILTRGYGVEQRGVVVSYQAQAPVLGLVLPSNSPGVHTLWLPVIPMQVGLVLKPGPQEPWTPYRMFAAFTEAGIPAEAISIYPGGADVGAAVLASCTRSMIFGGTATVDRYKGDPRVQVHGPGFSKILIGEDVVDRWEEFIDLMADSVYLNSGRGCINCSSIWAPRHAKEIAAALAKRIGPVEALPPEDPKAGLAAFTIPGAGPAIWKAIEADLREEGVEHMTAPYGERLVERERASYLRPTVAYAKSPSAAIVSKEYMFPFVTVVECPQDKMLESIGPTLVGTAITEDPAFAQALTDATHIDRLNIGPIPTIKLDWLQPHEGNIVEFLFRARAYQVPPKKVEALVAAK